One region of Bubalus kerabau isolate K-KA32 ecotype Philippines breed swamp buffalo chromosome 6, PCC_UOA_SB_1v2, whole genome shotgun sequence genomic DNA includes:
- the TMEM53 gene encoding transmembrane protein 53: MASAQLDYTIEIPDQPCRSQENSPDQGGKEAGTRLPLVILLGWGGCSDKNLAKYSAIYHKRGCIVIRYTAPWHMVFFSETLGIPSLRVLAQKLLELLFDYEVEKEPLLFHVFSNAGVMLYRYVLELLQTHQRFCHLRVVGTIFDSGPGDSNLLGALRALAVVLEHRPAALRLLLLVAFTLVAFLFHVLLAPLTALFHTHFYDRLLDAASRWPELYLYSRADEVVLAQDVERMVEARLAHQVLVRSVDFVSSAHVSHLRDYPTYYTTLCVNFMHSCVHCSGPCPPHLTSAPEINA; encoded by the exons ATGGCTTCAGCCCAGCTGGACTACACCATCGAGATCCCGGATCAGCCCTGCCGGAGTCAGG AGAACAGCCCTGAccaaggtgggaaggaggctgggaCTCGACTGCCTTTGGTGATTCTCTTGGGCTGGGGAGGCTGCTCCGACAAGAACCTGGCCAAGTACAGCGCCATCTATCACAAAAGG gGCTGCATCGTCATCCGATACACAGCCCCCTGGCACATGGTCTTCTTCTCCGAGACCCTGGGCATCCCTTCACTTCGTGTCTTGGCCCAGAAGCTGCTTGAGCTGCTCTTTGATTACGAGGTTGAGAAGGAGCCCCTGCTCTTCCACGTCTTCAGCAACGCTGGCGTCATGTTGTACCGATATGTGCTGGAGCTCCTGCAGACCCACCAGCGCTTCTGTCACCTGCGTGTGGTGGGCACCATCTTTGACAGCGGTCCCGGTGACAGCAACCTGCTGGGGGCTCTGCGGGCGCTGGCAGTCGTCCTAGAGCACCGTCCTGCCGCGCTGCGCCTGCTGCTCCTGGTGGCCTTCACCCTGGTGGCCTTCCTGTTCCACGTCCTGCTTGCGCCACTCACCGCCCTCTTCCACACGCACTTCTATGACAGGCTGCTCGATGCAGCCTCTCGCTGGCCCGAGCTCTACCTCTACTCCAGGGCTGACGAGGTGGTCCTGGCCCAGGACGTGGAGCGCATGGTGGAGGCACGCCTGGCACACCAGGTCCTGGTACGCTCCGTGGACTTCGTGTCGTCTGCACATGTCAGCCACCTCCGCGACTACCCTACTTACTACACCACCCTCTGCGTCAACTTCATGCACAGCTGTGTCCACTGCTCAGGCCCTTGCCCTCCCCACCTCACTTCTGCTCCAGAAATAAATGCCTGA